In Flavobacterium sp. WV_118_3, one DNA window encodes the following:
- the rnr gene encoding ribonuclease R, producing MSKKHKKLGNKGKDFSAKIFKILSKEPNKTFNYKQIAAILELNDTQSRNEIIKELKYLTSKEKIEEVDRGKYRIITKADYFEGVIDMTSRKTAYFVCPDLEDDVFIPTNNLNHSLDGDKVKIYIYNRRKGRRPEGEVVEIIERKKTDFVGVIDIQKNFAFVTSANPKMYTDIFIPKDKMGEAQNGDVVLVHIEDWPAKADSPFGVVTKVLGRPGEHNTEIHAILAEYGLPYDFPIEVEAYAKKLDTSIQESEILKRRDMRNTLTFTIDPKDAKDFDDALSFEKLPNGNYEIGIHIADVSHYVQEGTVLDDEAYQRATSVYLVDRVVPMLPEVLSNFACSLRPHEEKYTFSAVFELNEKAELVNQWFGRTVTYSDQRFAYEEAQHIIETKGNQIPAEISLTGKDYTVDAPIVEATLKLNELAKILRKKRMQNGAISFDKVEVKFHLNENAEPTGVYFKVAKDANHLIEEFMLLANRKVAEFIGKQKKTFVYRIHDEPDQDKLINLQTVISKFGYSINFKSKDAISKSLNTLLEDVQGKKEQNLVDTLAIRSMSKASYSTENIGHYGLAFDYYSHFTSPIRRYPDVMAHRLLQHYLDGGASADAEVYEEKCMHSSTMESLAANAERDSIKYMQVKYMQDHKDEAFLGVISGVTEWGIYVEIIENKCEGMVRIREIRDDYYTFDEKQYALVGEISHNIIQLGDEVIVKVKNADLVKKQLDFHFIKKKDS from the coding sequence ATGAGTAAGAAACACAAAAAGTTAGGTAACAAAGGGAAAGATTTTTCTGCAAAAATCTTTAAAATCCTATCCAAAGAACCTAACAAAACATTCAACTATAAGCAAATAGCTGCAATTCTGGAGTTGAATGATACCCAAAGTCGGAATGAAATCATCAAAGAATTAAAATACCTTACCTCCAAAGAAAAAATCGAAGAAGTGGACCGCGGTAAATACCGTATCATCACAAAAGCCGATTATTTTGAAGGTGTAATCGATATGACCAGTCGGAAAACAGCTTATTTTGTTTGTCCGGATCTGGAAGACGATGTTTTTATCCCAACCAATAATCTGAATCATTCTCTGGATGGTGATAAGGTAAAAATTTATATCTACAATCGCAGAAAAGGACGCAGACCGGAAGGGGAAGTCGTTGAAATTATCGAACGTAAAAAAACCGATTTTGTAGGTGTGATCGATATCCAAAAGAACTTTGCTTTTGTGACGTCGGCCAATCCGAAAATGTATACCGATATCTTTATTCCAAAAGACAAAATGGGAGAGGCGCAAAATGGCGATGTCGTTCTGGTTCATATCGAAGACTGGCCGGCTAAAGCTGACAGCCCGTTTGGAGTGGTTACAAAAGTACTTGGAAGACCGGGTGAACACAATACCGAAATCCATGCGATCCTTGCAGAATATGGACTACCATACGATTTCCCGATAGAGGTGGAGGCCTATGCCAAAAAACTGGATACTTCCATTCAGGAAAGCGAAATCCTGAAACGCCGCGATATGCGGAATACGCTTACGTTTACAATCGACCCGAAAGACGCCAAGGATTTTGACGACGCCTTATCGTTCGAAAAACTTCCGAATGGAAACTATGAAATCGGAATCCATATTGCCGATGTTTCCCATTATGTTCAGGAAGGAACCGTCCTGGACGATGAAGCCTACCAACGGGCCACTTCCGTTTATCTGGTCGATCGGGTAGTGCCAATGCTTCCGGAAGTGCTTTCCAATTTTGCCTGTTCACTACGTCCACACGAAGAGAAATATACCTTTTCGGCCGTTTTTGAACTGAATGAAAAAGCCGAATTGGTTAACCAGTGGTTTGGCCGAACGGTAACCTATTCCGACCAACGTTTTGCCTATGAAGAAGCGCAGCATATTATCGAAACCAAAGGAAATCAGATTCCGGCCGAAATTTCGCTTACCGGAAAGGATTATACTGTCGATGCACCTATCGTGGAAGCAACGCTAAAATTAAACGAGCTGGCTAAGATTCTTAGAAAAAAACGAATGCAAAACGGTGCTATTTCGTTCGATAAAGTAGAAGTAAAATTCCACCTGAACGAAAATGCCGAACCAACCGGAGTGTATTTTAAAGTCGCTAAGGATGCCAACCATCTGATCGAAGAATTTATGTTGCTGGCCAATAGAAAAGTAGCAGAATTTATCGGAAAACAAAAGAAAACATTTGTGTATCGTATCCACGACGAACCGGATCAGGACAAGTTGATTAACCTACAAACCGTAATCTCTAAATTCGGTTATTCGATCAATTTTAAATCCAAAGATGCCATTTCAAAATCGTTGAATACGTTGTTGGAAGATGTACAGGGTAAAAAAGAACAAAATCTGGTGGATACACTGGCCATTCGTAGTATGAGCAAAGCCAGTTATTCTACCGAAAACATAGGCCATTACGGACTGGCATTCGATTATTATTCGCATTTTACATCTCCTATTCGTCGTTATCCCGATGTTATGGCACACCGTTTGCTACAACATTATCTCGATGGCGGTGCTTCGGCCGATGCGGAAGTATATGAGGAAAAATGTATGCATTCCTCTACTATGGAAAGTCTGGCAGCCAATGCCGAACGCGACAGTATCAAGTATATGCAGGTGAAGTATATGCAGGATCACAAAGACGAAGCGTTTTTGGGCGTTATTTCCGGTGTGACCGAATGGGGTATTTATGTGGAAATTATTGAAAATAAGTGTGAAGGTATGGTACGTATCCGCGAAATACGCGACGATTATTATACATTCGACGAAAAACAATATGCCTTGGTGGGCGAAATTTCACATAATATCATCCAATTGGGCGACGAAGTCATCGTAAAAGTGAAAAATGCCGATCTGGTTAAAAAACAACTGGATTTTCATTTTATCAAAAAGAAAGATTCGTAA
- a CDS encoding head GIN domain-containing protein, whose translation MLKTTFKNSFAIVTFLLATQFGFAQVTKNVGDFTAVKVFDKISAQLVPSSESKIELKGQGAEKVEIVNKNGDLKIRMPLDKFLKGEDITAIIYCKNVESIEASEGAYVSSDATLKGVDFTVNANKGGQIKVALDVKKAGIRATTGGIVKLSGKAENQDIVINSGGIVNAKTFETSQTTVAVNAGGEADIFATDLVDAKTRAGGDITIYGNPKKVNQKTIAGGNIDVIKK comes from the coding sequence ATGCTAAAAACAACTTTTAAGAACAGTTTCGCAATAGTCACATTCCTATTGGCAACGCAGTTTGGTTTTGCTCAGGTGACTAAAAACGTAGGTGATTTTACAGCGGTAAAAGTATTCGATAAAATATCGGCCCAATTAGTTCCTTCTTCCGAAAGCAAAATTGAATTAAAAGGTCAAGGCGCTGAAAAAGTGGAAATTGTAAACAAAAACGGCGATTTAAAAATCCGTATGCCATTGGATAAATTCCTGAAAGGAGAAGACATCACGGCGATTATTTACTGTAAAAACGTAGAAAGTATCGAAGCCAGCGAAGGTGCCTATGTTTCCAGTGATGCTACTTTAAAAGGGGTGGATTTTACTGTAAATGCCAATAAAGGCGGTCAAATTAAAGTGGCTTTGGATGTTAAAAAAGCGGGGATTCGTGCTACTACAGGCGGAATCGTTAAACTGAGCGGTAAAGCCGAAAATCAGGATATTGTAATCAATTCTGGTGGTATTGTAAATGCGAAAACTTTCGAAACCTCGCAAACGACTGTAGCCGTTAATGCCGGTGGTGAAGCCGATATTTTTGCAACCGATTTGGTAGACGCCAAAACAAGAGCAGGAGGGGACATTACGATTTACGGAAATCCTAAAAAAGTAAATCAGAAAACCATTGCTGGTGGAAATATTGACGTAATCAAAAAATAA
- a CDS encoding LysE family transporter, whose translation MIDDILTGIPLGFFLSFMIGPVFFVLLETSITKGFRAAMSFDVGVVLGDIVFIAIAYFSSVRLIQSIKDDPALFIFGGILMFTYGMITFFKLRRQSKSIEEDEEVVELIKRDYFSLFIKGFLLNFINIGVLGFWLAIIITFGPKLDMVPSRMLTFFSAVIGSYFITDIGKILLAKQLRKKLTPANILKVKKLSSILLIVFGLVLMFQGWFPKEKEFVKNTLEKIEEKK comes from the coding sequence ATGATAGACGATATTCTTACCGGAATTCCGTTAGGATTCTTTTTAAGTTTTATGATCGGCCCTGTCTTTTTTGTGCTTTTGGAAACCAGTATTACCAAAGGATTTCGCGCGGCCATGTCATTTGACGTTGGAGTAGTCTTAGGTGATATCGTTTTTATTGCTATTGCTTATTTTAGTAGTGTCCGACTGATTCAAAGTATTAAAGACGATCCGGCTTTGTTTATTTTTGGTGGTATTCTGATGTTTACCTATGGAATGATTACTTTTTTTAAACTCCGTAGACAAAGTAAATCGATCGAAGAAGACGAAGAAGTTGTCGAATTGATCAAAAGAGATTACTTCAGCCTTTTTATTAAGGGATTCCTACTTAATTTTATCAATATCGGGGTTTTAGGATTCTGGCTGGCGATTATCATTACTTTCGGACCAAAACTGGATATGGTGCCTTCCCGTATGTTAACGTTTTTTAGTGCAGTGATTGGTTCCTATTTCATTACGGATATCGGAAAAATCTTGTTAGCGAAGCAACTTCGTAAAAAACTGACTCCAGCTAACATTCTGAAAGTTAAAAAATTAAGTAGTATTTTGTTAATCGTTTTCGGATTGGTATTGATGTTCCAGGGATGGTTTCCTAAAGAAAAGGAATTTGTAAAAAATACACTGGAAAAAATAGAAGAGAAAAAATAA